The following proteins are co-located in the Sardina pilchardus chromosome 24, fSarPil1.1, whole genome shotgun sequence genome:
- the LOC134073225 gene encoding gap junction beta-7 protein-like, with protein MTLNQLILLIFGVNAYSTYFGRVWLLIYVYRVVIYIISAQYVWIGYFECNTAQPGCGKVCYDHHFPISPSLLWALQLVAITCPSLLVRCYMKERIQKKRRNTNSHRGAHPNEKKKQHSLWCMNLISLVLRAALDVGFLYLLYHIYDGYVIPRLAKCALWPCPNVVDCYISHPTAKTIFSLLMVVMACVCIVLCFCEIIYLISLKIIRWNKKENQQTYADSHELGELVLPRTDPTASKALSRTSSRTSVQNPHSPTISETKQPFV; from the coding sequence ATGACTTTGAATCAGCTCATATTACTGATTTTTGGAGTTAACGCTTATTCCACCTACTTTGGCCGAGTCTGGCTATTGATATATGTGTATAGAGTTGTGATCTACATTATATCTGCCCAGTACGTGTGGATCGGTTATTTTGAGTGCAACACTGCCCAGCCAGGTTGTGGCAAAGTCTGCTATGATCACCACTTCCCCATCTCCCCCAGCCTGTTATGGGCCCTGCAGCTTGTTGCCATCACCTGTCCCTCTCTGCTGGTACGGTGCTACATGAAGGAACGCATacagaaaaaacgaaggaaCACCAACAGCCACAGGGGGGCGCACCCGAatgagaagaagaagcagcacaGCTTGTGGTGCATGAACCTGATCAGCCTGGTTCTGAGGGCTGCTTTGGACGTGGGCTTCCTTTACCTCCTCTATCACATCTACGATGGCTACGTCATACCCAGGCTCGCCAAGTGTGCGCTGTGGCCATGTCCAAACGTCGTGGACTGTTACATTTCACATCCCACTGCAAAGACGATCTTCTCACTCTTAATGGTGGTGATGGCGTGCGTCTGCATTGTCTTGTGCTTCTGTGAGATTATCTACCTGATCAGTCTGAAGATCATCAGGTGGAACAAGAAGGAAAACCAGCAGACGTATGCTGACAGTCATGAGCTCGGCGAGCTGGTACTGCCCAGGACCGACCCGACCGCTTCCAAAGCCCTGTCCAGAACCTCGTCCAGAACCTCGGTCCAAAACCCCCACAGCCCGACCATCTCTGAAACAAAACAGCCATTTGtatag